From a region of the Paraburkholderia caribensis genome:
- a CDS encoding response regulator produces MARRIFSRLSLPIRVTLFLVVVCALLIGSDVWRGVASRQDQMEEMSVATANLARAMAQHADDTIKQADTTLVDVVERVEHDGVSTAALDRLHRLFMQRVTELPQLNGLYLYDRDGNWLANSQPTLVKTFNNADREYFVYHRTHADRGPHIGMPVKSRSTGQWIIPVSRRIDGPGGQFAGVALATIDIGFFTRFYDSLDIGRYGAVALVADNGIMIVRRPFETRFIGKNITDTMLFKVHQQSGEAGRFVSKSAQDGVTRLNSVRNLRQYPLFVAAALAQDEILAPWLSDTLWHAAGTTVLVLMLAVFGWRLVRNANARTRIERKLAASLETTRAILDTAVNPILTLDRSGVILTLNPAGEKAFGYAEREIAGKDVRVLVSGTVSELFTRYASQFAENGDKDARDIASECELAGLRKDGSEFPIHVSTGTMVTGGERRFVCVITDMTEQIRERAELSEARDQLLLAADIAELGIWSWEFSSDALRWNARMFEIFGYTSTPAEGLRFDHWLSRVYEEDRALVVEKLDAALAGELTAKHIHLPLYRIVLPDGEIRHIQTTFTVQRDGSGKPVGVTGVNHDVTEPRNIELRLRDAKQQADAANEAKSAFLANMSHEIRTPLNAVLGMLDLVQSTGLNERQGGYVVKAETAAKSLLGLLNDILDYSKIEAGKLQLDTHTFEIEPLMQDLGVVLSGNQYDKEVEVLFDISPDLPPVVIGDSLRLQQVLVNLAGNALKFTIKGQVVVSFTLLSRLDSGVRVRIAVTDSGIGISEAQLTQIFEGFSQAEVSTTRRFGGTGLGLAISRRLVELMGGKLEVASEPGKGSRFWFDINLGISDDVPADHFDLYQPRDRRLRVLVADDNGIAREVLSRTARALGWEADVVPGGMSAVKLTSAAERDNEGYDVILLDWRMPDLDGLAAARRIDEARAGRSTPAIVMITAYGQEVLAAAQESDDMPFDAFVTKPVTPRQLAQTVQRVLTGQKAAHVKRAPAPAGAGRLAGLTLLVVEDNPLNREVAEGLLSREGAQVALAESGLEGVEKVLTGTRVFDAVLMDMQMPDVDGLEATRLIRAHGRFASLPIIAMTANATRADRDACLAAGMNDHVGKPIDVAQLVNALLSHTRAGAPAAATANAQASPEAVASELLERKESIVGRFGGSEDLIRKALGVFVSEMERHLDDLRDEAEQGGTGRSAALLHAIKGSAGTMGAKALADAAATLEHRLIEADGEAAASVSHVDVNGLERLLLDSVARLRVVFGSRPGAHAAGATQLPADEYRERLGRLLERLESSNLEALDLAETLAPHVPSTLQPRFDRLLAEIEALDFVTAAASTREMLDNLTC; encoded by the coding sequence TTGGCCCGTCGTATCTTCAGTCGGCTCTCGCTTCCCATCCGGGTGACGTTGTTCCTCGTCGTCGTCTGTGCGCTGCTGATCGGCAGCGACGTATGGCGCGGCGTCGCGTCGCGCCAGGACCAGATGGAGGAAATGTCCGTCGCGACTGCGAACCTCGCGCGCGCCATGGCGCAGCACGCCGACGACACCATCAAGCAGGCCGACACCACGCTGGTCGACGTCGTGGAGCGCGTCGAGCATGACGGCGTGAGCACGGCCGCGCTCGACCGGCTGCACCGGCTGTTCATGCAGCGCGTGACGGAGCTCCCGCAACTCAACGGCCTGTATCTCTACGACCGTGACGGCAACTGGCTTGCAAACTCGCAGCCCACGCTCGTCAAGACCTTCAACAACGCCGACCGCGAATATTTCGTCTATCACCGCACGCATGCCGATCGTGGCCCGCACATCGGCATGCCCGTGAAAAGCCGTTCGACGGGGCAATGGATCATCCCCGTATCGCGCCGCATCGACGGCCCGGGCGGCCAGTTCGCCGGCGTCGCGCTCGCGACCATCGACATCGGATTCTTCACGCGCTTCTACGACAGCCTCGATATCGGCCGATACGGCGCGGTCGCGCTCGTCGCGGACAACGGCATCATGATCGTGCGCCGTCCTTTCGAAACGCGCTTCATCGGCAAGAACATCACCGATACGATGCTGTTCAAGGTGCATCAGCAATCGGGTGAAGCGGGTCGCTTCGTGTCGAAGTCGGCGCAGGACGGCGTCACGCGACTAAACAGCGTGCGCAATCTTCGCCAGTACCCGCTGTTTGTCGCCGCGGCGCTCGCGCAGGACGAGATTCTCGCGCCGTGGCTGTCGGATACGTTGTGGCATGCGGCGGGCACGACCGTGCTGGTGCTGATGCTGGCCGTGTTCGGCTGGCGGCTGGTGCGCAACGCCAACGCGCGCACGCGCATCGAGCGCAAGCTGGCTGCGAGTCTCGAAACCACCCGCGCGATTCTCGACACGGCCGTCAATCCCATCCTCACGCTCGACCGCTCGGGCGTCATCCTGACGCTCAACCCGGCGGGCGAGAAGGCCTTCGGTTATGCGGAGCGCGAGATCGCCGGCAAGGACGTGCGCGTGCTCGTGTCGGGCACGGTCAGCGAACTGTTCACCCGCTATGCGTCGCAATTCGCCGAGAACGGCGACAAGGACGCGCGCGACATCGCCAGCGAATGCGAGCTGGCCGGCTTGCGCAAGGACGGCAGCGAGTTCCCCATCCATGTGTCGACGGGCACGATGGTGACGGGCGGCGAGCGCCGTTTCGTCTGCGTGATCACCGATATGACCGAGCAGATTCGCGAGCGCGCCGAACTATCGGAAGCGCGCGACCAGTTGCTGCTGGCCGCGGATATCGCCGAACTGGGCATCTGGTCGTGGGAATTTTCGAGCGACGCATTGCGCTGGAACGCGCGCATGTTCGAGATTTTCGGTTACACGTCGACGCCCGCCGAAGGTTTGCGTTTCGATCACTGGCTGTCGCGCGTGTACGAAGAAGACCGCGCCCTGGTCGTCGAAAAACTGGACGCCGCGCTTGCCGGCGAACTCACGGCAAAGCACATCCATCTGCCGCTCTACCGGATCGTGCTGCCCGACGGCGAAATCCGCCATATCCAGACCACCTTCACGGTTCAGCGCGACGGTTCGGGCAAACCGGTCGGCGTGACGGGCGTGAATCACGACGTCACCGAGCCGCGCAATATCGAGCTACGGCTGCGCGACGCGAAGCAGCAGGCCGACGCCGCGAACGAAGCGAAGTCGGCGTTCCTCGCAAACATGAGCCATGAAATCCGCACGCCGTTGAACGCGGTGCTCGGCATGCTCGATCTCGTGCAATCTACGGGCCTCAACGAACGGCAGGGCGGCTATGTCGTCAAGGCCGAGACGGCGGCGAAGTCGCTGCTCGGCTTGCTCAACGACATTCTCGACTACTCGAAGATCGAAGCCGGCAAGCTCCAGCTCGACACGCACACGTTCGAAATCGAGCCGCTGATGCAGGATCTCGGCGTCGTGCTGTCGGGCAACCAGTACGACAAGGAAGTCGAAGTCCTGTTCGATATCAGCCCCGACCTGCCGCCCGTCGTGATCGGCGACAGCTTGCGGCTGCAACAGGTGCTGGTGAACCTCGCGGGCAACGCGCTCAAGTTCACCATCAAAGGCCAGGTGGTCGTCAGCTTCACGCTGCTGTCGCGGCTCGATAGCGGCGTGCGTGTGCGCATCGCGGTGACGGACAGCGGCATCGGCATCAGCGAGGCGCAGCTTACGCAGATTTTCGAGGGCTTCAGTCAGGCCGAAGTGTCGACTACGCGCCGTTTCGGCGGTACCGGGCTGGGGCTGGCAATCAGCCGGCGGCTCGTCGAACTGATGGGCGGCAAGCTCGAAGTGGCGAGCGAACCCGGCAAGGGCAGCCGTTTCTGGTTCGACATCAATCTCGGCATCAGCGACGATGTGCCCGCAGACCACTTCGATCTTTATCAGCCGCGCGACCGGCGCTTGCGCGTGCTCGTCGCCGACGACAACGGCATTGCGCGCGAAGTGCTGTCGCGCACGGCGCGCGCGCTCGGCTGGGAAGCGGACGTGGTGCCGGGCGGCATGTCGGCCGTCAAGCTGACGAGCGCCGCCGAGCGCGACAACGAGGGTTACGACGTGATCCTGCTCGACTGGCGCATGCCCGATCTCGACGGCCTGGCGGCGGCGCGGCGGATCGACGAAGCGCGCGCGGGCCGCAGCACGCCCGCGATTGTGATGATCACCGCGTACGGCCAGGAAGTGCTCGCCGCCGCGCAGGAATCCGACGACATGCCGTTCGATGCCTTCGTCACCAAGCCCGTCACGCCCAGGCAGCTTGCGCAGACCGTGCAGCGCGTGCTGACGGGGCAGAAGGCCGCGCACGTGAAGCGGGCGCCCGCGCCGGCGGGCGCGGGACGGCTCGCGGGTCTGACGCTGCTGGTCGTCGAGGATAATCCGCTGAACCGCGAAGTGGCCGAAGGCTTGTTGAGCCGCGAGGGCGCCCAGGTGGCGCTCGCCGAAAGCGGGCTCGAAGGCGTCGAGAAGGTGCTGACGGGCACGCGCGTGTTCGACGCGGTGTTGATGGACATGCAGATGCCGGATGTCGACGGTCTCGAAGCGACGCGGCTGATTCGCGCGCACGGCCGCTTCGCGTCGCTGCCGATTATCGCGATGACGGCGAACGCGACCCGCGCGGACCGCGACGCCTGTCTCGCGGCGGGCATGAACGACCATGTCGGCAAGCCGATCGACGTCGCGCAACTGGTCAACGCGCTGTTGTCCCATACGCGAGCAGGCGCGCCAGCGGCAGCGACGGCGAACGCGCAGGCCAGCCCTGAAGCCGTCGCGAGCGAGTTGCTCGAACGAAAGGAATCGATCGTCGGGCGTTTTGGCGGCAGTGAAGACCTGATCCGCAAGGCGCTCGGCGTGTTCGTGAGCGAAATGGAGCGGCATCTCGACGACTTGCGCGACGAAGCGGAGCAGGGCGGCACGGGACGCAGCGCGGCGCTGCTGCATGCGATCAAGGGCAGCGCGGGAACGATGGGCGCCAAGGCGCTCGCCGATGCCGCGGCGACGCTCGAACATCGCTTGATCGAGGCGGACGGCGAAGCAGCGGCATCCGTCTCGCACGTCGATGTGAACGGCCTCGAACGTCTGCTGCTCGACAGCGTGGCGCGCCTGCGTGTCGTGTTCGGCAGCAGGCCGGGCGCGCATGCGGCGGGCGCTACGCAACTGCCGGCGGACGAATACCGCGAGCGGCTCGGCCGCCTGCTCGAACGGCTGGAGTCGTCCAATCTGGAAGCGCTCGATCTCGCCGAAACGCTCGCGCCGCATGTGCCGTCGACGTTGCAGCCGCGTTTCGACAGGCTGCTCGCCGAGATCGAAGCGCTCGATTTCGTCACGGCTGCCGCCAGCACCCGTGAGATGCTGGATAACCTGACATGCTAG
- a CDS encoding low affinity iron permease family protein, with amino-acid sequence MTHETSHGSGPTDALASVPNTSSPAYARRNPVSRAFDAFAAAVTRWAGSPYAFGLAAISIVIWLVCGPLFHFSESWQLVVNTGTTIVTFLMVFLIQQSQNKDSVAVHLKLNELLASQKDASNKLIGIEDASEDDLRRVAQAYLDLAETAARQHGDDPALARSIEAARRHVSGKSESTHHACDEQQQLADPGQQR; translated from the coding sequence ATGACTCACGAAACCTCACACGGCAGCGGCCCCACAGATGCGCTCGCGAGCGTGCCGAACACGTCGAGTCCCGCGTATGCGAGGCGAAATCCCGTCTCGCGTGCCTTCGACGCGTTCGCGGCCGCGGTAACCCGCTGGGCCGGATCGCCTTACGCCTTCGGGCTGGCGGCCATCTCCATTGTGATCTGGCTGGTTTGCGGACCTCTCTTCCACTTTTCCGAAAGCTGGCAACTCGTCGTGAACACTGGAACGACTATCGTCACCTTCCTCATGGTGTTCCTCATCCAGCAAAGCCAGAACAAAGACTCGGTCGCCGTGCATCTCAAGCTCAATGAGTTGCTGGCATCGCAAAAGGACGCCAGCAACAAGCTGATCGGGATCGAAGATGCCTCCGAAGACGATCTGCGCCGCGTCGCACAAGCGTACCTGGATCTGGCAGAGACAGCGGCGCGGCAACATGGCGATGACCCTGCCCTTGCACGCTCTATCGAAGCGGCGCGGCGACACGTGAGCGGGAAGTCCGAATCGACGCACCATGCGTGCGACGAACAGCAGCAACTCGCCGATCCGGGGCAGCAGCGGTAA
- a CDS encoding YciE/YciF ferroxidase family protein — protein sequence MAQRKTVDDLFVHMLSDIYSAEKQLTRALAKLSRAASDPQLSDAFKTHLEETQGQVERIDQVVEVSGIKLKRMKCVAMEGLIEEGDELIDEIEKGAVLDAGLVAAAQKVEHYEIAAYGSLCAIGKQLGLTEAVKLLKETLEEEKATDLKLSQFAEKAGNVKAKAA from the coding sequence ATGGCACAACGTAAAACGGTAGACGATCTCTTTGTCCATATGCTGTCGGACATTTACAGCGCGGAGAAGCAGTTGACCCGAGCGCTCGCGAAGCTGTCTCGCGCCGCATCGGATCCGCAACTGAGCGACGCGTTCAAGACGCATCTGGAGGAGACGCAGGGGCAGGTCGAGCGCATCGATCAGGTCGTCGAAGTGAGCGGCATCAAGCTCAAGCGCATGAAGTGCGTCGCCATGGAGGGGTTGATCGAAGAGGGGGATGAACTCATCGACGAGATCGAAAAAGGCGCGGTGCTCGACGCCGGCCTCGTTGCCGCGGCACAGAAAGTCGAACACTACGAGATCGCGGCCTACGGCAGCCTGTGTGCGATCGGCAAACAGCTCGGCTTGACGGAAGCCGTCAAACTGTTGAAGGAAACGCTGGAAGAAGAGAAAGCGACCGATCTGAAGCTTTCCCAGTTCGCCGAGAAAGCGGGCAACGTGAAGGCGAAGGCCGCCTGA
- a CDS encoding diguanylate cyclase domain-containing protein, with translation MLEHIPGDWAHTFTRRPKVLIADDQPVNVRALHALFKDDCDVFMATSGPQTIELCHKVMPDLILLDVVMDGMDGHEVCRRLKADPLTHTIPVIFVTAQTDEADEEYGLSLGAVDFITKPVKPAIVRARVRAHLSLKMQGDVLRSIALVDGLTGVGNRRKFEEDFDASWRHCLRESTPLSLVMVDVDYFKRYNDRYGHQAGDRCLQTVARRLTETLRRPYDTVGRYGGEEFACLLPNTPLEAATRIAMQMEEGVRALGLEHLDSGCAETVTISAGVATLLPTADSQPAELIDAADRQLYEAKHTGRGRVASPMRMMER, from the coding sequence ATGCTAGAACACATTCCTGGAGACTGGGCCCACACGTTCACGCGGCGTCCGAAGGTGCTCATCGCCGACGATCAGCCCGTGAACGTTCGCGCGCTGCATGCGCTCTTCAAGGACGACTGCGACGTGTTCATGGCGACCAGCGGCCCGCAGACCATCGAGCTGTGCCACAAGGTAATGCCCGACCTGATCCTGCTCGACGTCGTGATGGACGGCATGGACGGCCATGAAGTGTGCCGCCGCCTGAAGGCCGATCCGCTGACGCACACGATTCCCGTCATCTTCGTCACCGCGCAGACCGACGAAGCCGACGAGGAGTACGGCCTGTCGCTCGGCGCCGTCGACTTCATCACGAAACCCGTCAAACCGGCCATCGTGCGCGCGCGGGTGCGCGCGCATCTGTCGTTGAAAATGCAGGGCGACGTGCTGCGCTCGATCGCGCTCGTCGACGGGCTGACGGGGGTCGGCAACCGGCGCAAGTTCGAGGAGGATTTCGACGCCAGCTGGCGGCACTGCCTGCGCGAATCGACGCCGCTGTCGCTGGTGATGGTCGACGTCGATTACTTCAAGCGCTACAACGACCGTTACGGGCATCAGGCGGGCGACCGCTGTCTGCAAACCGTCGCCAGACGCCTGACGGAAACGCTGCGCCGCCCTTACGACACCGTCGGCCGTTATGGCGGCGAGGAGTTCGCCTGCCTGTTGCCGAACACGCCGCTCGAAGCGGCAACACGTATCGCGATGCAGATGGAAGAGGGCGTGCGCGCGCTCGGGCTCGAACATCTCGATTCGGGCTGCGCGGAAACAGTCACGATCTCGGCGGGCGTCGCGACGCTGCTCCCGACTGCCGACTCGCAGCCCGCCGAGCTGATCGATGCCGCCGACCGCCAGCTCTATGAAGCGAAGCACACGGGACGCGGCCGTGTCGCTTCGCCGATGCGCATGATGGAACGCTAG
- a CDS encoding SDR family oxidoreductase, producing the protein MTGTKYAAPPFPPQQQDAVPGLTAPMTPQPDHGEESYVGHNRLAGKAAIITGGDSGIGRAVAIAFAREGADVLISYLNEHDDARETQRWVEKAGRRAVLMPGDIRDTAQCSAIVERAMAEFGRIDIVVNNAAYQMTYDSLDEITDEEWNKTFDTNIGAMFRIVRSAVKHMKPGGSIINTTSINADKPNPGLLAYATTKGAIQNFTGGLAQLLAKQGIRVNCVAPGPIWTPLIPSTMPKEKVENFGKQVPMQRPGQPVELAPAYVMLATDEASYVSGATIAVTGGAPIL; encoded by the coding sequence ATGACCGGAACCAAATATGCAGCGCCGCCTTTCCCGCCGCAACAGCAAGACGCTGTGCCGGGCCTTACCGCGCCGATGACTCCGCAGCCCGATCACGGCGAAGAGAGCTATGTCGGACACAACCGGCTCGCAGGCAAGGCGGCGATCATCACGGGCGGCGACAGCGGCATTGGGCGCGCCGTGGCGATCGCCTTCGCCCGCGAAGGGGCGGACGTGCTGATCTCTTATCTGAACGAGCACGATGACGCACGCGAGACGCAGCGCTGGGTCGAAAAGGCCGGTCGCCGTGCGGTGCTGATGCCAGGTGATATCAGGGACACCGCCCAATGCAGCGCGATCGTCGAGCGCGCAATGGCGGAGTTCGGACGGATCGACATTGTCGTCAACAACGCGGCCTATCAGATGACCTACGATTCGCTCGACGAGATCACCGATGAAGAATGGAACAAGACATTCGATACGAACATCGGCGCGATGTTCAGGATCGTGCGCTCTGCCGTCAAACATATGAAACCGGGCGGCTCGATCATCAACACGACATCGATCAATGCGGACAAGCCCAATCCCGGCTTACTCGCGTATGCAACGACAAAAGGTGCAATCCAGAACTTTACAGGCGGCCTTGCGCAATTGCTCGCCAAACAGGGCATTCGCGTCAATTGCGTCGCGCCCGGACCTATCTGGACGCCGCTGATCCCGTCGACGATGCCGAAAGAGAAAGTCGAAAACTTCGGCAAGCAGGTACCGATGCAGCGGCCGGGGCAGCCCGTCGAACTCGCACCCGCTTATGTGATGCTCGCGACAGACGAGGCGAGTTATGTGTCAGGCGCGACGATCGCCGTGACGGGTGGCGCACCGATTCTCTAG
- a CDS encoding zinc-dependent alcohol dehydrogenase, with translation MRALRWHGKHDIRCDTVPDPVIEEGRDAIVKVSSCAICGSDLHLFDGFMPTMESGDIMGHEFMGEVVEVGRDNHKLKPGDRVVVPFTIICGECDQCRRGNFSVCERSNRNRDKADKVFGHTTAGLFGYSHLTGGYPGGQAEFVRVPMADTTHVKIPAGLTDEQVLFLGDIFPTGWQAAANCDIQPEDTVAIWGAGPVGQMTIRSAVLLGARQVIAIDRVPERLAMAQAGGAITINFDEESVLDRLKELTQGKGPEKCIDAVGMESHATRSFDSIYDRVKQAVMLETDRPHVLREMIYVCRPAGILSVPGVYGGLIDKIPFGASMNKGLTWKMGQTHVNRWTDDLLRRIEEGQIDPSFVITHTVPLQDGPGMYKTFRDKEDGCIKVVLKP, from the coding sequence ATGAGAGCGCTTCGTTGGCATGGCAAGCACGACATCCGGTGCGACACGGTTCCGGATCCCGTTATCGAGGAAGGGCGCGACGCGATTGTGAAGGTGAGTTCGTGCGCGATCTGCGGATCGGATCTCCATCTGTTCGACGGCTTCATGCCGACCATGGAAAGCGGCGACATCATGGGACATGAGTTCATGGGTGAAGTGGTCGAGGTAGGCAGGGACAACCACAAGCTCAAGCCAGGTGACCGTGTGGTTGTGCCGTTCACGATCATCTGCGGCGAGTGCGATCAGTGCCGACGCGGAAACTTCTCAGTTTGCGAGCGCAGTAATCGTAACCGGGACAAAGCAGACAAGGTGTTCGGACATACCACCGCCGGACTGTTTGGCTACTCGCATCTGACGGGGGGCTACCCGGGCGGGCAAGCCGAATTCGTACGCGTCCCGATGGCGGACACCACGCACGTGAAAATCCCGGCCGGACTCACGGACGAACAGGTCCTCTTTCTCGGCGATATCTTTCCGACGGGCTGGCAGGCGGCAGCGAACTGTGACATCCAGCCGGAGGATACCGTCGCGATCTGGGGCGCGGGGCCCGTCGGTCAGATGACGATCCGCAGCGCCGTGCTGCTCGGCGCACGGCAGGTCATTGCGATAGACCGCGTGCCAGAGCGGCTCGCGATGGCTCAGGCCGGTGGCGCCATCACCATCAATTTCGATGAGGAAAGCGTACTCGACCGGCTCAAGGAACTGACGCAGGGCAAAGGGCCCGAGAAGTGCATCGATGCCGTCGGCATGGAGTCGCACGCAACCCGTTCGTTCGACTCGATCTACGACCGGGTCAAGCAGGCGGTAATGCTGGAGACGGACCGTCCCCATGTGCTGCGGGAAATGATCTATGTCTGCCGCCCGGCCGGAATATTGTCGGTGCCGGGCGTCTATGGCGGTCTGATCGACAAGATCCCGTTCGGCGCGTCGATGAACAAGGGGTTGACCTGGAAGATGGGGCAAACCCACGTCAACCGTTGGACGGATGATCTGCTGCGTCGTATCGAGGAAGGTCAGATCGACCCGTCGTTCGTCATTACTCACACCGTGCCGCTGCAGGACGGGCCAGGTATGTACAAGACGTTCCGGGACAAGGAGGACGGCTGCATCAAGGTGGTATTGAAACCGTGA
- a CDS encoding cation:proton antiporter domain-containing protein — MFVAGVALRHEELDATGEQMPSEALADVERSHKREAATSPELAHAYMAESMMAFAVEIERIVQFGLMLLVGSVISAHWRALLDWHAIWPALFLLLVTRPIGTALSLYGSAFDRQQRILTAWMGIRGVGAFYYLLFALEHSRSAVRPLAPAILATIVISVFVHGCSATPALKRYMRRYRRAPS; from the coding sequence GTGTTCGTCGCCGGCGTCGCGCTGCGCCATGAAGAACTGGACGCAACGGGTGAGCAGATGCCCTCTGAGGCACTTGCCGATGTCGAGCGCAGCCACAAACGGGAGGCCGCCACCAGTCCCGAACTGGCGCACGCGTACATGGCCGAATCGATGATGGCATTTGCAGTGGAAATTGAACGGATCGTCCAATTTGGACTGATGCTGCTGGTCGGCAGCGTCATCTCCGCGCACTGGCGAGCACTGCTCGACTGGCATGCGATCTGGCCAGCGCTGTTCCTGCTGTTGGTCACACGGCCAATTGGAACTGCACTCTCGCTCTACGGATCGGCCTTCGACCGCCAGCAACGGATCCTGACGGCATGGATGGGCATTCGCGGAGTGGGCGCGTTCTACTACCTCCTGTTTGCTCTCGAGCACAGCCGCAGCGCCGTCCGTCCTCTCGCACCCGCGATTCTCGCGACCATCGTCATATCGGTGTTCGTGCATGGTTGCAGCGCGACGCCGGCGCTGAAGCGTTACATGCGCAGGTACCGGCGAGCGCCCTCATAA
- a CDS encoding NUDIX hydrolase yields MAPPRFELFVSVVTILVAFGVPESCYRFTGPVMPLSNGTRIRRQPSEGTHNCTVGCTHQGANMKERATVICRRDDTVLFVRHRIRWALPGGAVRPNESPLQCAHRELEEETSLVAVSSAYLWQFVGFNKRHHVFIVEIADSADPQPRNEIRSCRWFVPRDIGTLLVSVPTRSILELASGRRGHAWQWTTQRPRKAGSHGEPLPWE; encoded by the coding sequence ATGGCACCTCCCCGTTTTGAACTGTTCGTGTCCGTGGTCACCATCCTGGTGGCATTTGGCGTGCCTGAATCTTGCTACCGGTTTACCGGACCCGTCATGCCTTTGAGCAACGGAACCCGCATCCGGCGTCAGCCGTCGGAAGGCACGCATAACTGCACTGTCGGATGCACGCATCAGGGAGCCAACATGAAGGAGCGAGCGACCGTCATCTGCCGACGTGACGACACGGTTCTGTTCGTGCGTCATCGCATCCGTTGGGCTTTGCCTGGCGGCGCGGTCCGCCCGAACGAAAGTCCATTGCAGTGCGCGCATCGCGAGCTCGAGGAGGAGACTTCGCTGGTCGCCGTGTCGTCAGCCTACCTTTGGCAGTTCGTCGGCTTCAACAAGCGCCATCACGTATTCATCGTGGAAATTGCAGACAGCGCAGACCCGCAGCCGCGAAACGAAATACGGAGTTGCAGATGGTTCGTTCCACGCGACATCGGAACACTACTGGTCAGCGTGCCGACGAGGTCGATTCTGGAACTCGCGTCGGGCCGTCGTGGCCACGCCTGGCAATGGACGACGCAAAGACCACGAAAAGCTGGATCGCACGGTGAGCCTCTGCCATGGGAATGA
- a CDS encoding manganese catalase family protein, with translation MFVHNKRLQYTVRVAAPNPGLANLLLEQFGGPQGELAAACRYFTQAVSEEDPGRRDMLFDIATEELSHLEIIGSIVAMLNKGAKGQLAEGVEQEAELYRSLTSGGNDSHVTSLLYGGGPALTNSAGVPWTAAYIDTIGEPTADLRSNIAAEARAKIVYERLINVTDDPGIQDALGFLMTREIAHQKSFEKALHSIQPNFPQGKLPGVPEFTNVYYNMSDGDDAPRGPWNQGPGWEFVEKPEPAVDGGDGLASVQVSPEQVDLLSAMASRTASAPDSDPVTGADLGANQEAAVQK, from the coding sequence ATGTTCGTTCACAACAAGAGATTGCAATACACCGTACGCGTCGCGGCGCCCAACCCGGGGCTCGCCAACCTGCTGCTCGAGCAGTTCGGCGGGCCTCAGGGCGAACTCGCGGCGGCGTGCCGGTATTTCACGCAGGCGGTAAGCGAGGAGGATCCGGGCCGGCGCGACATGCTGTTCGACATCGCGACGGAAGAACTCAGCCACCTGGAGATCATTGGTTCGATTGTCGCGATGCTCAACAAGGGCGCGAAAGGCCAGCTTGCGGAAGGCGTCGAGCAGGAAGCCGAACTTTATCGATCGCTCACCAGCGGCGGCAACGATTCGCACGTTACTTCGTTGCTGTATGGCGGCGGGCCGGCGCTCACCAACTCTGCGGGCGTGCCGTGGACCGCTGCCTACATCGACACGATCGGCGAACCGACCGCCGACCTTCGGTCGAACATCGCGGCAGAAGCGCGCGCAAAAATCGTCTATGAACGGTTGATCAACGTGACCGATGACCCGGGTATTCAGGATGCGCTCGGGTTCCTGATGACGCGGGAGATCGCGCATCAGAAATCATTCGAGAAGGCCTTGCATTCAATCCAGCCGAATTTTCCACAAGGCAAATTGCCGGGCGTGCCGGAGTTCACCAATGTCTACTACAACATGTCCGACGGCGATGATGCGCCGCGCGGGCCGTGGAATCAGGGCCCGGGCTGGGAGTTCGTGGAAAAGCCCGAGCCGGCAGTCGACGGAGGCGATGGGCTTGCCAGCGTTCAGGTATCTCCTGAACAGGTGGATCTGTTGAGCGCAATGGCTTCGCGCACCGCCTCTGCGCCTGACAGCGATCCTGTCACTGGCGCCGATCTTGGCGCGAACCAGGAAGCGGCAGTGCAGAAATAA